The following proteins are co-located in the Chloroflexota bacterium genome:
- a CDS encoding iron-containing redox enzyme family protein, giving the protein MLSPDDFIDELWSYANEVPMIQHPWFQGIIQHRWTREQIILGEAQHYLRVRTNPIYFGYIAVNAVADKQYGLMDTVLENFMEELSGERTHVDIMLQFLEEAGITREEADQAEPAPGTSAAIEMIVGCCQRRSALEGLAMLAFVESQHGGPDGVAANVYRELTGYYGFSPRAAETYHLHATQDVGHGRRQIDLIRAAATDEATQARVRDAAKLGITAFTLEWDGHVQAMTGERTFWSGVAPLKLRQPRVRLAHR; this is encoded by the coding sequence ATGCTGTCTCCCGACGACTTCATCGACGAACTGTGGAGCTACGCCAACGAGGTGCCGATGATTCAGCACCCGTGGTTTCAGGGCATCATCCAGCACCGGTGGACCCGCGAGCAGATCATCCTCGGCGAGGCGCAGCACTACCTCCGCGTGCGGACCAACCCCATCTACTTCGGCTACATCGCCGTCAACGCCGTCGCCGACAAGCAGTATGGCCTGATGGACACCGTGCTGGAGAACTTCATGGAGGAGCTGAGCGGCGAGCGTACCCACGTGGACATCATGCTCCAATTCCTCGAGGAGGCGGGGATCACCCGCGAGGAGGCCGACCAGGCGGAGCCCGCGCCGGGCACCTCGGCCGCCATCGAGATGATCGTCGGCTGTTGCCAGCGCCGGTCCGCCCTCGAGGGGCTGGCGATGCTCGCCTTCGTCGAGAGCCAGCACGGCGGGCCAGACGGCGTCGCTGCGAACGTGTATCGCGAGCTGACCGGCTACTATGGCTTCTCTCCGCGCGCGGCCGAGACGTACCACCTCCACGCCACTCAGGACGTTGGCCACGGCCGCCGACAGATCGACCTGATCCGCGCCGCGGCGACGGACGAGGCGACCCAGGCGCGCGTGCGAGACGCCGCCAAGCTGGGCATCACCGCCTTCACCCTCGAGTGGGACGGCCACGTCCAGGCCATGACCGGCGAGCGCACCTTCTGGAGTGGCGTCGCCCCGCTGAAGCTCCGACAGCCCCGCGTGCGTCTCGCCCACCGTTGA
- a CDS encoding LLM class flavin-dependent oxidoreductase, producing MRFGAHYLPTYIASLDGPVAAFYQHIFEQAELMDTLGVHDLWVTEHHFHEYGGTISNPPTFLAAVARTTRRIHLGVAVSVLPLHNPVQIAEAYAMVDNISNGRLEFGIGRGSTPPEFAGFGVSQADSALRMREAAEIIRQAWTDETVNFHGELFSYSDIRVLPRPVQQPHPTIWVGASRSDDTFRWAGEKGYNLMTLPYMYEPPVLQHWVGVYKDALCAAGHDLAAHEILGKFHIYVAPSDREAHEQAAKYFGNYETLTRERNTLVRQPNGVARDRHDIDNEIETGNVIAGDSARVIEIIHRWKETIGLTTMSGTFHFGGMPQELALRNIRLFAERVMPEFPREAAATASSASGRG from the coding sequence ATGCGGTTTGGGGCTCATTATCTGCCGACGTACATCGCCAGCCTCGACGGGCCGGTGGCCGCCTTCTATCAGCACATCTTCGAGCAGGCGGAGCTGATGGACACGCTCGGGGTCCATGACCTCTGGGTCACCGAGCATCACTTCCACGAGTACGGCGGCACCATCTCCAACCCGCCCACGTTTCTCGCCGCCGTCGCTCGCACGACTCGCCGCATCCACCTGGGCGTCGCGGTCAGCGTTTTGCCGCTCCACAACCCGGTCCAGATCGCCGAAGCCTACGCGATGGTGGACAACATCTCCAACGGGCGGCTCGAGTTCGGGATCGGGCGAGGCTCGACGCCGCCCGAGTTCGCCGGCTTCGGTGTCAGCCAGGCCGATAGCGCCCTCCGCATGCGCGAGGCGGCGGAGATCATCCGCCAGGCCTGGACCGATGAGACAGTGAACTTCCACGGCGAGCTGTTCAGCTACTCGGACATCCGCGTCCTCCCCAGGCCGGTCCAGCAGCCGCACCCCACCATCTGGGTCGGCGCCTCGCGCAGCGACGACACGTTCCGCTGGGCGGGGGAGAAGGGCTACAACCTCATGACGCTCCCCTACATGTATGAGCCGCCCGTCCTCCAGCACTGGGTGGGCGTCTACAAGGACGCGCTCTGCGCCGCCGGTCACGACCTGGCCGCGCACGAGATCCTTGGCAAGTTCCACATCTACGTCGCGCCCAGCGATCGCGAGGCGCACGAGCAGGCCGCGAAGTACTTCGGCAACTACGAGACGCTCACCCGAGAGCGGAACACGCTGGTTCGCCAGCCGAACGGCGTCGCGCGCGACCGGCACGACATCGACAACGAGATCGAGACGGGGAACGTGATCGCGGGCGACTCGGCGCGAGTGATCGAGATCATCCACCGCTGGAAGGAGACCATCGGCCTGACCACGATGTCCGGCACGTTCCACTTCGGCGGCATGCCCCAGGAGCTGGCGCTCCGGAACATTCGGCTCTTCGCCGAGCGCGTGATGCCCGAGTTCCCCCGCGAGGCCGCCGCCACGGCGTCATCGGCGTCGGGACGCGGGTAA
- a CDS encoding MarR family transcriptional regulator, protein MPPGHRARLTLTFRVYTLNTMAADVDLSACRACYCLAARKTARAITRLYDERLRPHGLRATQFSILVALALKGPTSVGELAELLGLEHTTLTRSAARLERDGWVATASAPDHRRRPLSLTQAGRRKVEEAFPAWKEVQDSISRVGPDAWREALRRRGGSIIDGKRSDS, encoded by the coding sequence GTGCCCCCCGGTCACCGGGCGCGCTTGACCCTGACGTTTCGTGTATATACACTGAACACCATGGCCGCGGACGTGGACCTCTCCGCTTGTCGGGCCTGTTATTGCCTGGCGGCGCGCAAGACCGCGCGCGCCATTACCAGGCTATACGACGAGAGGCTGCGCCCGCACGGCCTGCGCGCGACCCAGTTCTCCATCCTCGTGGCGCTCGCCCTGAAGGGGCCCACATCGGTTGGCGAGCTCGCCGAGCTGCTCGGTCTGGAGCACACAACGCTCACGCGGAGCGCGGCGCGTCTCGAGCGGGACGGCTGGGTCGCTACCGCTTCGGCCCCCGACCATCGCCGCCGGCCGCTGAGCCTGACGCAGGCGGGGCGGCGAAAGGTGGAGGAGGCTTTTCCAGCCTGGAAGGAGGTCCAGGATTCCATCAGCCGCGTCGGTCCAGACGCCTGGCGGGAGGCGCTCCGGCGGCGCGGCGGATCGATCATCGACGGCAAAAGGAGTGACTCATGA
- a CDS encoding exo-alpha-sialidase: MSSVRVLVGTRKGAFILTSDGKRNSWRVDGPHFAGWEVYHLKGSPVDPDRLYASQTSSWFGQIIQRSNDGGKTWFQPGTPPGEPMTTPDGMPKGESNKFVYEGEVADHLWYDGTPRPWEFKRVWHLEPSRADPDMVYAGVEDAALFRTTDGGRTWQELPGLRTHQTASAWSPGAGGLCLHTILQHPTDPQRIFIAISSAGAFRTDDGAATWRPINNGLHSTYIPDPNAEVGHCVHRIAMHPSRPDVLFMQKHWDVMRSDDGGNSWHEVSGNLPTDFGFPIEVHAHEPDTVFVIPIKSDSEHFPPDGKLRVYRSRTGGNEWEPLTKGLPQQDCYVNVLRDATSVDSLDPCGIYFGTSGGQVYASADSGETWAPIVRDLPPVVSVEVQTLP, from the coding sequence ATGAGCAGTGTCCGAGTTCTCGTTGGCACGCGCAAGGGCGCATTTATCCTCACGTCAGATGGGAAGCGCAACTCGTGGCGTGTCGACGGCCCTCACTTCGCGGGCTGGGAGGTCTACCACCTCAAGGGGTCTCCAGTGGACCCCGATCGACTCTACGCGTCGCAGACGAGCAGCTGGTTCGGGCAGATCATTCAGCGCTCGAACGACGGCGGCAAGACCTGGTTCCAGCCCGGGACGCCGCCGGGCGAGCCGATGACGACGCCGGACGGCATGCCGAAGGGCGAGAGCAACAAGTTCGTCTACGAGGGCGAGGTGGCCGACCACCTCTGGTACGATGGCACGCCGCGCCCGTGGGAGTTCAAGCGCGTATGGCACCTCGAGCCCTCGCGAGCGGACCCGGACATGGTCTACGCGGGAGTCGAGGACGCGGCCCTCTTTCGCACGACGGATGGCGGCCGGACGTGGCAGGAGCTCCCCGGGCTGCGCACCCACCAGACGGCATCGGCGTGGTCGCCGGGCGCGGGCGGTCTGTGCCTGCACACGATCCTTCAGCACCCGACCGATCCCCAGCGGATCTTCATCGCCATCTCCTCGGCCGGCGCGTTTCGAACCGACGACGGCGCGGCCACGTGGCGGCCGATCAACAACGGCCTGCATTCAACCTACATCCCGGACCCGAACGCCGAGGTCGGCCACTGTGTGCACCGCATCGCCATGCACCCCTCGCGGCCGGACGTGCTCTTCATGCAGAAGCACTGGGACGTCATGCGCAGCGACGATGGCGGTAATTCCTGGCACGAAGTCAGCGGTAATCTCCCCACCGACTTCGGATTCCCCATCGAGGTCCACGCACACGAGCCGGACACGGTCTTCGTGATCCCCATCAAGAGCGACTCCGAGCATTTTCCGCCCGATGGGAAGCTCCGGGTCTACCGGAGCCGGACGGGCGGAAATGAGTGGGAGCCGCTCACCAAGGGCCTCCCGCAACAGGATTGCTACGTCAACGTCCTGCGGGACGCGACGTCCGTCGACTCGCTCGATCCGTGTGGCATCTACTTCGGCACGTCCGGCGGGCAGGTGTACGCGTCCGCCGATTCCGGGGAGACGTGGGCGCCGATCGTTCGAGATCTGCCGCCAGTCGTGTCAGTCGAGGTCCAGACGTTGCCATGA
- a CDS encoding MoaD/ThiS family protein has protein sequence MIRVVLPYHLRNLAGVGREVRVDVEGPVTQRSLLDALEASYPMLRGTIRDHTTQRRRALVRFFACGEDWSNESPDTQLPEAVAAGAEPFLVVGAIAGG, from the coding sequence ATGATCCGCGTGGTGCTTCCCTACCACCTTCGGAACCTCGCAGGCGTCGGCCGTGAGGTGCGGGTCGATGTGGAGGGACCGGTCACGCAGCGCTCCCTTCTCGACGCCCTCGAGGCGAGCTACCCGATGCTGCGGGGGACCATCCGCGACCACACCACGCAGCGACGACGGGCGCTCGTGCGCTTCTTTGCGTGCGGCGAAGACTGGTCCAACGAGTCGCCGGACACGCAGCTTCCCGAGGCCGTCGCGGCCGGTGCGGAGCCGTTTCTGGTGGTCGGGGCCATCGCTGGCGGCTGA
- a CDS encoding amidohydrolase family protein, with amino-acid sequence MAVKIDCDSHFLPFDAFDDVDPKFLGRRPHFIEDGAGRSVVIYKDRAEHVPSFMWNYPTCLVMGRRHPGTSDADVRAADLKKIGFDRQVLVPNNAPYAYDVDPELGASVCAAYNNAVARALKRHPEFIGLAVMPMQDVSLAIKELDRAILELGLHAPQIGTAINDRNLDEFEFWPFYQRVEELNVPLIVHCSHLAITAGAHRYQRYRFGNALQFPAESSLAVGSLICGGVLDAFPRLRVGVLEAGAGFVPYLFDRLDEVSVEEPDYTKIRNRRLASEYLENFWFSFNIKAESKSMAFLVERLGADRLLISSDYPHGLAGSGMNTIQFLESLGSISAEDKDKLMGLNAVQLFNLSL; translated from the coding sequence ATGGCCGTCAAGATCGACTGCGATTCGCACTTCCTCCCATTCGACGCGTTCGACGACGTCGATCCGAAGTTCCTCGGTCGGCGCCCCCACTTTATCGAGGACGGGGCGGGGCGGTCGGTCGTGATCTATAAGGATCGCGCCGAGCACGTGCCCTCGTTCATGTGGAACTACCCGACGTGTCTCGTCATGGGCCGCAGGCACCCGGGGACCTCGGACGCCGACGTGCGCGCGGCGGATCTGAAGAAGATCGGGTTCGATCGCCAGGTCCTCGTGCCCAATAACGCGCCGTACGCGTACGACGTCGACCCCGAGCTGGGAGCCAGCGTGTGCGCCGCCTACAACAACGCCGTGGCGCGCGCCCTCAAGCGCCATCCGGAGTTCATCGGCCTCGCCGTCATGCCGATGCAGGACGTCAGCCTGGCCATCAAGGAGCTGGATCGGGCGATCCTCGAGCTGGGCCTCCACGCCCCACAGATCGGCACCGCCATCAACGACCGAAACCTGGACGAGTTCGAGTTCTGGCCCTTCTACCAGCGGGTCGAGGAGCTGAACGTCCCCCTCATCGTCCACTGCTCGCACCTCGCCATCACGGCGGGCGCGCACCGATACCAGCGCTACCGTTTCGGCAATGCGCTCCAGTTTCCCGCCGAGTCCTCCCTCGCCGTGGGCTCGCTCATCTGCGGCGGCGTGCTCGACGCCTTTCCACGCCTGCGGGTTGGCGTGCTCGAAGCGGGGGCCGGTTTCGTGCCGTACCTCTTCGATCGGCTTGACGAAGTGTCGGTCGAAGAGCCCGATTACACGAAGATCCGCAACCGCCGCCTCGCTTCCGAATACTTGGAGAACTTCTGGTTCTCCTTCAACATCAAGGCGGAATCGAAGTCGATGGCGTTTCTCGTCGAACGATTGGGCGCCGATCGGCTCCTCATCTCCAGCGACTATCCCCACGGGCTCGCCGGGTCCGGCATGAACACGATCCAGTTCCTGGAATCGCTGGGCTCGATCTCGGCCGAGGACAAGGACAAGCTGATGGGGTTGAACGCCGTACAGCTGTTCAACCTCTCGCTGTAG